Proteins encoded together in one Thermococcus barophilus MP window:
- a CDS encoding ABC transporter ATP-binding protein → MARVLLKNVTKKFGNVVAVNNLNLEIRDGEFMVLLGPSGCGKSTTLRMIAGLETPTEGEIWIGDQLVNDIDPTKRNVAMVFQSYALYPHMTVFGNIEFPLRMAGVPKQERIKKVKEVAEFLGIADLLNRKPSELSGGQQQRVALARALVREPQVFLLDEPLSNLDAKIRTQMRFELKKLLSYELGITTVYVTHDQVEAMTMADRIAVMNKGILQQVGTPDEIFYKPKNTFVATFVGSPPMNLIEGSIVEKDGKILFETEHFSLQLPSDVPKAEEAILGFRPQHVEVSLAPKEGYVKGNLLGVEKLGVENYGHIGYGRLEIVVRLPEEIRVMRGEIYWKPQGNRIYIFDPKTRRAIYG, encoded by the coding sequence ATGGCAAGGGTTTTGCTGAAAAATGTTACTAAAAAATTCGGCAATGTTGTTGCCGTCAACAATCTCAACCTTGAAATTAGAGATGGGGAGTTCATGGTTCTTCTTGGACCAAGTGGATGTGGAAAATCAACAACTCTGAGAATGATTGCTGGATTGGAAACTCCAACAGAAGGGGAGATATGGATTGGCGACCAGCTTGTCAATGACATCGATCCGACCAAGAGAAATGTTGCAATGGTTTTCCAGAGCTATGCCCTTTATCCGCACATGACCGTTTTTGGGAATATAGAGTTCCCGCTCAGGATGGCTGGCGTTCCTAAGCAAGAAAGGATTAAAAAAGTCAAGGAGGTTGCTGAATTTCTCGGAATTGCGGATTTACTAAATAGAAAACCAAGTGAGCTAAGCGGTGGTCAGCAGCAGAGGGTAGCGTTGGCAAGAGCATTGGTTAGGGAACCACAAGTATTCCTCTTAGATGAGCCTCTATCAAATTTAGATGCAAAAATCAGGACTCAAATGCGTTTTGAGCTTAAAAAGTTGTTGAGTTACGAGTTGGGGATTACAACAGTCTATGTGACTCACGACCAAGTCGAAGCAATGACGATGGCAGATAGGATAGCTGTCATGAACAAAGGTATTCTTCAGCAAGTTGGAACACCTGACGAGATTTTCTACAAGCCAAAAAATACCTTTGTTGCAACATTTGTCGGCAGTCCTCCAATGAACTTAATTGAGGGCAGCATTGTAGAGAAAGATGGTAAAATATTATTTGAGACTGAACACTTCTCCTTACAGCTTCCAAGTGATGTTCCAAAGGCTGAAGAAGCTATTCTTGGCTTTAGGCCTCAGCATGTGGAAGTCAGCTTAGCTCCAAAAGAGGGTTATGTGAAAGGCAATCTCTTAGGAGTTGAGAAGCTTGGAGTTGAGAACTATGGACACATAGGCTATGGACGTCTTGAGATTGTTGTTAGGCTTCCGGAGGAGATAAGAGTGATGAGGGGGGAAATCTACTGGAAACCTCAGGGGAACAGGATTTACATCTTTGATCCAAAGACCAGAAGAGCCATTTATGGGTAG
- a CDS encoding TIGR01177 family methyltransferase: MLYVEILGNLPSLAKSEVKALIELADRRFKIAEEDYLLLAIRGNERAFPFLDRLGMAHEYGILLFSAENVEELYAKAESIDWSEYIAGTFKVDRETMRNCAHDVENLEKKLGAIIYRQGFRVNLSNPNTLVRVYCGKKLWVGIRVRFFKAKTFDERKADKRPFYKPIALPPRIARAMVNLARAKMEILDPFMGTGGILIEAGLMGLKVYGVDLRRDMVEGARINLEYFGVKCYVLKRGDATKLREIFPDKTFEAVATDPPYGSSATLAGRKREELYEKALESIYEVLDGYLSIAFPADFNAEKIAEKIGFEVLEKHYQRVHSSLDRYFYVMKT, from the coding sequence ATGCTTTATGTAGAAATCCTTGGAAATCTACCGAGCTTGGCTAAAAGTGAAGTTAAAGCGCTCATTGAGCTTGCAGATAGGAGATTTAAAATTGCTGAGGAAGATTATCTGCTTCTGGCAATTAGAGGCAACGAGAGAGCTTTTCCCTTCTTAGATAGACTGGGGATGGCTCATGAATATGGGATTTTGCTTTTTTCAGCAGAGAATGTTGAGGAACTCTATGCCAAAGCGGAAAGCATTGATTGGAGCGAATATATAGCTGGAACTTTCAAAGTTGACAGAGAAACTATGAGAAATTGTGCTCATGATGTTGAAAATCTCGAAAAGAAGCTCGGCGCAATAATTTACAGACAAGGGTTTAGAGTAAATTTATCTAATCCCAACACCCTTGTGAGAGTTTACTGTGGGAAAAAGTTGTGGGTAGGAATTAGGGTTAGATTTTTTAAAGCAAAAACCTTTGATGAGAGGAAAGCTGATAAAAGGCCTTTCTATAAGCCAATTGCCCTGCCTCCAAGAATTGCAAGAGCTATGGTAAATTTAGCAAGGGCAAAAATGGAGATTCTTGATCCTTTTATGGGAACCGGTGGAATTCTAATAGAGGCTGGATTAATGGGTCTGAAGGTTTATGGTGTCGATTTGCGAAGAGATATGGTTGAAGGGGCAAGGATAAACCTCGAATATTTTGGGGTTAAATGTTATGTTTTAAAGCGGGGGGATGCAACCAAGCTTAGGGAAATCTTTCCAGATAAGACTTTTGAAGCAGTGGCAACCGACCCTCCTTATGGCTCCTCAGCAACGTTAGCTGGGAGGAAGAGAGAGGAATTGTATGAAAAGGCTTTGGAGAGCATTTACGAAGTCCTTGATGGTTATCTGAGTATAGCTTTTCCGGCTGATTTTAATGCTGAGAAAATTGCCGAGAAAATAGGGTTTGAGGTTTTGGAGAAGCACTATCAGAGGGTTCACTCTTCACTCGATAGGTATTTCTATGTAATGAAAACATAA
- a CDS encoding iron-sulfur cluster assembly protein, translating to MEIDRIYESLKTVKEPISGENIVKLGIVTKIVRDNGKIVIYLDLARRTPQSPFEMAITWTVHAKIVKEIVKVLEDKIPEFEIIDSMTLQRYYPLEEV from the coding sequence TTGGAGATTGACAGAATATACGAGTCCCTTAAAACGGTAAAAGAACCAATAAGCGGAGAAAATATAGTTAAGCTTGGAATAGTCACTAAAATAGTTAGAGACAACGGTAAGATAGTGATTTATCTCGATTTAGCTCGGAGAACACCACAAAGCCCATTTGAAATGGCCATTACTTGGACGGTTCATGCAAAAATTGTCAAGGAGATAGTAAAAGTTTTAGAAGACAAAATCCCCGAATTTGAGATAATTGATAGCATGACGTTACAAAGATACTATCCACTTGAGGAGGTTTGA
- a CDS encoding ArsA family ATPase, translated as MKDYLIPEEKFRVLFFIGKGGVGKTTSAAATSIALAKKGYKTLIVSIDPAHNLGDVFMMRLNDKPKKVIKNLYAMELDMEKLIQSYLEHLEKNLKHMYKYLTVINLEKYFEILRFSPGIEEYATLEAIREILIDGEKWDIIIFDTPPTGLTLRVLALPRISLIWTNKLIEIRRKILERRKAIEKIQGERKFVIEGEEYKLPSDEEEDAVMKELKKYKEEIEFVHRIITNPKKTTVVAVMNPEMLPLYETERAYESLNKFKISFRLIVLNKILELEELPSKLKVKIEAQKKVLELVRNKFKGVDIVKIPMFEEEPRGLELLEKIGGAIIGD; from the coding sequence ATGAAAGATTATTTAATTCCAGAAGAGAAGTTCAGAGTGTTATTCTTCATAGGGAAAGGGGGTGTTGGGAAAACAACAAGTGCTGCCGCTACTTCAATAGCACTCGCAAAGAAAGGATACAAAACACTCATAGTTTCAATAGACCCAGCCCATAACCTTGGAGATGTTTTTATGATGAGACTAAACGACAAGCCCAAGAAGGTGATAAAAAATCTTTATGCAATGGAGCTTGACATGGAAAAACTCATCCAGAGTTATTTAGAACACTTAGAGAAGAATCTGAAGCATATGTATAAGTATCTGACCGTGATAAATTTGGAGAAATATTTTGAAATTTTGAGATTTTCTCCTGGTATCGAGGAATATGCAACCCTCGAGGCAATTAGAGAGATTTTGATTGATGGGGAAAAATGGGATATTATTATTTTTGACACTCCTCCTACTGGACTAACCCTGAGAGTGCTTGCTCTACCGAGAATATCTCTTATATGGACCAACAAGCTGATCGAAATAAGAAGAAAGATACTTGAGAGAAGAAAAGCCATAGAAAAAATACAGGGTGAAAGAAAGTTTGTAATAGAAGGCGAAGAATACAAGCTGCCAAGTGACGAGGAAGAGGACGCTGTAATGAAAGAGCTCAAGAAATATAAAGAAGAAATTGAGTTTGTTCATAGGATAATAACAAATCCCAAGAAAACTACTGTTGTAGCAGTTATGAATCCTGAAATGCTGCCGCTCTATGAGACAGAGAGAGCATATGAAAGTCTAAACAAGTTTAAAATATCCTTTAGGCTGATAGTTCTCAATAAGATACTTGAGCTTGAAGAACTGCCTTCAAAACTTAAAGTTAAAATTGAAGCACAGAAAAAAGTCTTAGAACTCGTAAGGAATAAATTCAAAGGGGTAGATATAGTTAAAATCCCAATGTTTGAAGAGGAACCAAGAGGCTTGGAATTGCTCGAAAAAATAGGGGGAGCAATAATTGGAGATTGA
- a CDS encoding carbon starvation CstA family protein, which produces MNSTLIILVAALIYAGLYMSYGRSLQNKVVKADPNRPTPAHRLYDGVDYVPAHPIVLYGHHFASIAGAGPIVGPAVAMAWGWLPSLLWVWFGNVFIGAVHDYLALMSSVRYDGKSIQWIAGRLMSRRTSMAFELYVWFALVLVIAAFAAVISGIFVGTPEAATASLLFLIDAIILGYLLYKMKINFYAGTAIGIILLIIAVWLGFKFPIAASKHTWMIVLGIYIVIASSLPVWVLLQPRDYLNAYILWFGLLLGGVAFIIVGLKGVGTFSAPAFTTWSANVVGGKPSPFWPTVPLVIACGALSGFHSIVGSGTTSKQLDNELHGLLVGYGGMFTEGFLSTIVIASIAVYGLKVFQTMNIPVDTTNWGAQYAIQVVKHGIKVGIFAKSYAYGLQDALGIPFKTGAVFASLWVSAFALTTLDTATRLGRFAWQEIMDMVHGPEILKNKWIASIILAIFGIYMAWGGSWLIIWPAFSGMNQMLASIAMMTASLWVAKVQRPEGAWKWAVVIPALFLWITVTAALVWFLIVIKPGFWVSLITVVGLLLNLLLVVDWYAAWKKPAEEYAAA; this is translated from the coding sequence ATGAACTCCACCCTTATTATTTTGGTTGCCGCTTTGATATATGCCGGATTGTACATGAGCTATGGAAGATCCCTCCAGAACAAAGTAGTTAAAGCAGATCCAAACAGACCAACACCTGCACACCGTTTGTATGATGGTGTCGACTACGTCCCAGCCCACCCAATTGTACTCTACGGACACCACTTTGCTTCAATAGCAGGAGCTGGTCCAATAGTTGGTCCAGCGGTAGCAATGGCATGGGGATGGCTTCCATCACTGCTTTGGGTTTGGTTCGGAAACGTTTTCATCGGTGCAGTTCATGACTACTTAGCATTAATGTCCTCCGTAAGGTACGACGGTAAGTCAATCCAATGGATTGCGGGCAGGCTAATGAGCAGGAGAACAAGTATGGCATTTGAGCTCTATGTATGGTTTGCCCTGGTACTTGTTATCGCAGCTTTCGCAGCGGTTATCTCCGGTATTTTCGTTGGAACTCCAGAAGCAGCCACTGCGTCACTGCTGTTCTTGATTGATGCAATAATCCTCGGATATCTGCTGTACAAGATGAAGATCAATTTCTATGCAGGAACTGCCATTGGAATCATTCTGCTAATAATTGCAGTGTGGTTAGGTTTCAAGTTCCCCATTGCTGCAAGCAAACACACATGGATGATTGTCTTAGGCATTTACATCGTCATAGCTTCATCACTCCCAGTATGGGTTCTCCTGCAACCAAGAGACTATCTTAACGCGTACATCCTCTGGTTCGGATTGCTCCTCGGTGGTGTTGCATTCATAATCGTGGGACTCAAGGGCGTTGGAACATTCTCTGCTCCAGCATTCACAACGTGGTCAGCCAACGTTGTTGGTGGAAAGCCCTCACCATTCTGGCCAACTGTTCCACTGGTAATCGCATGTGGTGCATTGAGTGGATTCCACTCCATCGTTGGTTCTGGTACAACGTCAAAGCAGCTGGACAATGAACTTCACGGACTGCTCGTTGGATACGGTGGAATGTTCACAGAGGGCTTCCTCTCAACAATCGTCATTGCTTCAATTGCAGTCTACGGTCTTAAAGTATTCCAGACAATGAACATACCAGTCGATACAACAAACTGGGGTGCACAATATGCAATCCAGGTTGTGAAGCATGGAATTAAGGTCGGAATATTTGCAAAGAGCTACGCCTACGGACTCCAAGATGCATTAGGAATTCCCTTCAAAACCGGTGCAGTGTTTGCAAGCCTTTGGGTCTCAGCATTCGCATTGACAACCCTTGATACAGCTACAAGACTGGGAAGATTCGCATGGCAGGAGATAATGGATATGGTTCACGGTCCAGAGATTCTCAAGAACAAGTGGATTGCATCAATAATCCTTGCAATTTTCGGTATTTACATGGCTTGGGGTGGAAGCTGGCTTATCATCTGGCCAGCATTCAGTGGTATGAACCAAATGCTGGCAAGTATTGCGATGATGACAGCTTCTCTATGGGTTGCAAAGGTTCAGAGGCCAGAAGGAGCATGGAAGTGGGCAGTGGTTATCCCCGCACTCTTCCTGTGGATTACAGTGACAGCAGCACTCGTATGGTTCCTCATAGTCATTAAGCCTGGATTCTGGGTGTCCCTCATTACCGTCGTCGGCTTACTCCTCAACTTGCTCCTCGTCGTCGACTGGTACGCTGCCTGGAAGAAGCCAGCCGAGGAGTACGCGGCCGCTTGA